From a single Planctellipticum variicoloris genomic region:
- a CDS encoding Nramp family divalent metal transporter, which produces MTDSSAGAPGADHGCLPPWRVADLPEPLPLTFRNTLKTIGPGAILLAGSIGGGEWIVGPLMAVNYGPGILWIATIAIILQSLFNLEAVRYTLYTGEPILTGVMRLKPGPALWAPFYLAIGAAQLATPAIAAGCATVLFSAYARRMPANASTVQGALDTQAMNWIGIGVILVCVAILLSGKSIERVLERLSWMMIGFIFVFLLIANLLVVPAEIWWSTIRGFFEFRALPAGMNIVLLGLFAATAGSGGLGNLAISNWFRDKGFGMGALSGGIGSALAHGHQELQPTGAVFPPTPENMQRWRIWWAYSRIDQQLLWGIGCAVGMFLNVNLARAIVGSNQIQKEELGVFQAQYLSDHVWQGLWLLTLLNGFWILFSTHLGNTDCLIRTSADILWGASPRFQRWPASRIYAVLLLLVTAWAVFAIHLGSVLQLFAVLGIVASPIMAVAAIQILRVNTRFLPPECRPAWWRRCALVLAAIGYGGISLALIANAAGYKF; this is translated from the coding sequence ATGACGGACTCTTCCGCCGGTGCTCCCGGGGCCGATCACGGCTGCCTTCCTCCGTGGCGCGTCGCCGACCTGCCGGAGCCGCTGCCTCTGACGTTTCGAAACACGCTGAAAACGATCGGCCCGGGGGCGATCCTGTTGGCCGGTTCGATCGGAGGCGGGGAGTGGATTGTGGGACCGCTGATGGCGGTCAATTACGGGCCGGGGATTCTGTGGATTGCGACGATCGCGATCATTCTGCAATCGCTGTTTAATCTCGAAGCGGTGCGGTACACGCTCTACACGGGCGAGCCGATCCTGACCGGCGTCATGCGGCTCAAGCCCGGCCCCGCGCTCTGGGCGCCGTTCTACCTGGCGATCGGGGCGGCCCAGCTTGCAACGCCGGCCATTGCGGCGGGCTGCGCCACGGTGCTGTTCTCGGCCTATGCGCGGCGGATGCCTGCCAATGCCTCCACCGTTCAGGGAGCGCTGGATACGCAGGCGATGAACTGGATCGGCATTGGCGTCATCCTCGTCTGCGTGGCCATTCTGCTCTCGGGCAAGAGCATCGAACGGGTGCTGGAGCGGCTGTCGTGGATGATGATCGGGTTTATCTTTGTCTTCCTGCTGATCGCCAACCTCCTCGTGGTTCCTGCGGAGATCTGGTGGAGCACGATTCGGGGGTTCTTTGAGTTCCGCGCGCTGCCGGCGGGGATGAACATTGTGCTGCTGGGGTTGTTCGCGGCGACGGCGGGGTCGGGCGGGCTGGGGAATCTCGCCATTTCCAACTGGTTTCGCGACAAAGGCTTCGGCATGGGCGCCCTTTCCGGAGGGATCGGCAGCGCCCTGGCGCACGGGCACCAGGAGCTGCAGCCCACAGGCGCCGTCTTTCCGCCCACTCCTGAGAACATGCAACGCTGGCGCATCTGGTGGGCGTATTCGCGGATCGACCAGCAGCTTCTGTGGGGCATTGGTTGCGCGGTCGGCATGTTTCTCAACGTGAACCTGGCCCGGGCCATAGTCGGCAGCAATCAGATTCAGAAGGAGGAACTGGGGGTGTTCCAGGCTCAATACCTGTCCGACCATGTCTGGCAGGGGTTGTGGCTGCTGACGCTGCTGAACGGATTCTGGATTCTGTTCTCGACGCACCTGGGCAACACCGACTGTTTGATTCGCACTTCCGCCGACATTCTGTGGGGGGCATCACCGCGGTTTCAGAGGTGGCCGGCGAGTCGAATTTATGCCGTGCTGCTCCTGCTCGTGACGGCCTGGGCGGTGTTTGCGATCCACCTGGGGAGCGTTCTGCAGCTATTCGCCGTGCTGGGAATCGTTGCCAGTCCGATCATGGCCGTGGCGGCGATCCAGATCCTGCGGGTGAATACCCGCTTCCTGCCTCCCGAATGCCGGCCTGCCTGGTGGCGGCGCTGCGCTTTGGTGCTGGCGGCGATCGGCTACGGCGGCATCAGCCTGGCCCTGATCGCCAACGCGGCGGGGTACAAGTTCTAG
- a CDS encoding mannonate dehydratase, whose protein sequence is MRLGTVLTPVTDENLQLAAQCGVTDLVARYTDLRARGLRTIQRQAEAFGLTVPVVEGYLPIERLKVGTDDGTDLAAMKDLLKEMGDAGVNLLCYNFMAGTDWVRTQMDAPERGGARVTAFRLKEVEQAVSLNSSTTVTAAGRVTAEQLWGNLERFLNELLPVAERAGVDLAMHPDDPPLPELLGRARIMNSVESFERLIGLAPSPRNGICFCQGSFATMNVDIPAAIRRLGPHIKYVHFRDVAGTPEDFRETFHDNGPTDMAAAMRAYREIGFAGTLRPDHVPQYVGEEGEPGYTMLGRLFAWGYIRGLMQATEAR, encoded by the coding sequence ATGCGTCTCGGAACGGTGTTGACGCCGGTCACCGATGAGAATCTGCAACTGGCGGCGCAATGCGGCGTGACCGATCTGGTCGCGCGGTATACCGATCTGAGGGCGCGCGGGTTGCGGACGATTCAGCGACAGGCCGAGGCGTTTGGACTGACCGTGCCGGTGGTCGAAGGGTACCTGCCGATCGAGCGACTGAAGGTGGGGACCGACGACGGGACCGACCTGGCCGCGATGAAAGACCTTCTCAAGGAGATGGGTGACGCGGGGGTCAACCTGCTCTGCTACAACTTCATGGCGGGGACTGACTGGGTCCGCACGCAGATGGATGCGCCGGAGCGGGGGGGCGCGCGGGTCACGGCCTTCCGGCTGAAGGAGGTCGAGCAGGCGGTCTCACTCAATTCGTCGACGACTGTCACTGCGGCCGGTCGGGTGACGGCGGAGCAGCTCTGGGGGAACCTGGAACGTTTTCTGAACGAGCTGCTGCCAGTGGCGGAGCGGGCGGGGGTGGATCTGGCGATGCATCCCGATGATCCCCCGCTGCCGGAACTGCTGGGTCGGGCGCGGATCATGAACTCGGTCGAGAGTTTCGAGCGGCTGATCGGTCTTGCGCCGAGCCCGCGAAACGGGATCTGTTTCTGTCAGGGCTCGTTTGCGACGATGAACGTCGACATTCCGGCGGCGATCCGGCGCTTGGGGCCGCACATCAAGTACGTTCACTTCCGCGACGTGGCGGGGACGCCCGAAGACTTCCGCGAGACCTTTCACGACAATGGCCCGACCGACATGGCTGCGGCGATGCGGGCGTATCGCGAAATCGGCTTCGCCGGGACGCTGCGGCCCGATCATGTGCCGCAATATGTCGGCGAAGAGGGAGAACCGGGCTACACCATGCTGGGCCGGCTGTTCGCGTGGGGGTATATTCGGGGCCTCATGCAGGCGACCGAGGCCCGTTGA